CAGTGCGTGCCGCATGCCGCCGCCGGTTTCCAGCGGACGCTCGCTCTCGTAGCTGTAGCGGATGCACAGGCCCCAGCGCGTGCCATCGCCCAGCGCCGCGGGAAACTGGTCGTGCAGGTGCGAGGTGTTGATCACCACCTCTTCGACGCCGATCGCTGCGAGTTTTTCCAGGTGATGTTCGATCAGCATCCGCCCGCCGATCCGCAGCAACGGCTTGGGCGTCGCATCAGTGAGCGGGCGCATGCGCTCGCCGCGGCCGGCGGCGAAGATCAACGCTTTCATGGCACCCATTTCCGTTCGTCCTGAGCGTAGCCCCGCAGGGGCGAAGTCGAAGGACGGTGCGCTTCGACTTCGCGGCCTTCGGCCGCTACGCTCAGCGCGAACGGTTCAGGCAAATTCATGGCGTTCGGAATCATGCGACCGGTTCCGTCAGGTCGCGATCACCGACCCAGCGTTCCAGCAGCGCAAGGAAATCGCGCAGTTCGGGATAACGCGATGCCACGCTGCGCACGTACCGCCACACGCGCGGCAGATCGGCGAGGTAGCCGCGCTTGCCGTCGCGATACCACAGGCGGCAGAAGATGCCGAGCACCTTCAGGTGCCGCTGCAGGCCGGTGAGGTCGAACCAGCGTTGCCAGCGCGCGGCGTCGATGCGTGGATCGAGCGCGCCGGCGTCGAGCAGACGCAGGCGGTGCGACTCGGCCCAGCCGCGCACGCGCGCGTCGTCCCACGCGATGTAGCAGTCGCGCAGCAGCGAAGCCACGTCGTAGGTGATCGGCCCCAGCACCGCGTCCTGGAAATCCACGATGCCGGGGTTGTGTTGCGGCACGCGCAAGAGGTTGCGGCTGTGGTAGTCGCGGTGCATGAAGACCTGCGGCTGGCGCCGCGCGTTGTCGACCAGCAGGCGGAACGCCACTTCGATGACGTCCCACTCGTCGCATTCGATCGAGATGCCGAGGTGCTTTTGCAGGAACCACGTCGGCAGCAATTCCAGTTCGCGCACCACGAACGGTTCGTCGAAAGGCGGCAGGCCGTGCGGATCGATGCGCGTCTGCATCGTCAGCAGCGCGTCCAGCGCGTCGGCGTACAGCGCGTCGGCGGAGGCGTCGTCCAGTTCGGCGAGGTATGCACGCGTACCGAGATCGGAAATCAGCAGGAAGCCTTGCGCGCGATCCTCGGCCAGCACTTCCGGCGCGTTGAGGCCGGCGCCGCGCAGGCGGGCATCCACGTCCAGCCAGGCTCCGAGGTCGCCCGAACCGGGCGGCGCATCCATCACGATCGCGCTGCCGTGCTTGCCATGCACGCGCCAGTAGCTGCGCGCGCTGGCGTCCGCGGACGCCACGTCGATGGTGGCCTGCGCGTCGCCGCGCGCCGCGCGCGCGAAGGCCAGCCGCGCGTCGGCGCGGGGATCGGTCGGGCAGCGTGAATCGATGGCAGACATGGCGCGGCAGTATAAAAGCGGCGCATGGGCTGATCGCGGCGGCGCATCTCCGTTTGCGGCCGATTACGCTATCCTTCATGCCCTCGCGTTACATTGCCTGAGTTTGCCTCCGCGGATCATGAGCGCATGAACGTCGCCCGCCTGCACACCCACCTCGACCGGCTCGAGGCCGAATCCATCCGCATCATGCGCGAGACGGTGGCGGAGTGCCGCAAGCCCGTGCTGCTGTATTCGATCGGCAAGGATTCCTCGGTGCTGCTGCACCTGCTGCTGAAGGCGTTTTATCCCGCCAAGCCGCCGCTGCCGATGCTGCACGTCAACACGACGTGGAAGTTCCGCGAGATGATCGAGTTCCGCGACCGCATCGCGCGCGAGAAGAACGTCGACCTGATCGAACACATCAACCAGGAAGGCGTGGGCCAGACCGATCCGGTCAACGCGGCTTCCAGGCACACCTATGTGATGAAGACGCTGGCGCTGCGGCAGGCGCTCAGCGCACACGGTTTCGATGCCGCGATCGGCGGCGCGCGCCGCGACGAGGATCCCGCGCGCGCCAAGGAGCGCGTGTTCTCGCTGCGCGGCGCGGGCCAGAGCTGGGAGCCGCGCAAGCAGCGGCCGGAACCGTGGGGCCTTTTCAACACGCGGCTCGACAACGACGAAACGCTGCGCGTGTTTCCGCTTTCCGACTGGACCGAACTGGACGTGTGGTTGTACATCCGCCGCGAAGGCATCGAAGTGGTGCCGCTGTATTTCGCGAAGGAGCGCGCGACCTTCGTGCGCAACGGCGCGCTGCTGGTGCGCGACGACGAGCGCGTGCCGCTGGAACCGGGCGAGAAGCTGGTTCCGAAGCTGGTGCGTTTCCGCACGCTGGGCTGCTGGCCGCTGACGGCGGCGGTCGAATCCGATGCCGCCGACCTCGACGGCATCATCGGCGAGATGCTGGACACGCGGCAGTCCGAACGCGCGGGCCGCATCATCGACCTCGATCCAACCGATTCCATGGAGCGCAAGAAGCGTGAAGGCTACTTCTGACGAACTCGCGGTGGCCGAGGCGTCGCCTGCGTTGGCGGCGCGGCTGTCGATGCTGGAAAACCGCGACACCCTGCGCCTGGCGATGTGCGGCAGCGTGGACGACGGCAAGAGCACGCTGCTCGGGCGCCTGCTCGCCGAAGCCGGCATGGTTCCGGAAGATCGTCTCGCGCAGATGATCCGCGACAGCAAGACACACGGCACGCAGGGCGGCAAGCCCGATTATTCATTGCTGCTCGATGGACTGGAAGCCGAGCGCGAGCAGGGCATCACCATCGATGTCGCGTGGCGTTATTTCGGCACCGACAAGCGCGCCTTCATCGTCGCCGATTGCCCCGGCCACGCGCAGTACACCCGCAACATGGCCAGCGGCGCGTCGATGGCGGAATTGGGCATCGTGCTGGTCGACGCGCGTGCCGGCGTGCAGACGCAGACCCGCCGCCACACCGCGATCCTCGCGATGTTCGGCGTGCAGCGCGTGCTGTTCGCGGTCAACAAGCTGGACCTGATCGACTACAACCACGCGCGCTACCACGCGATCGAGCAGGAGTGCGTGAAGCTCGCGCACGACCTCGGCATCGCGAATGCGGACGCAATCCCGGTGTCCGCGATCAATGCCGACAACCTCGTGGTGCCGTCGCCGAACACGCCGTGGTACACGGGCAAGCCGTTGCTCGAATACCTCGAAACCGTGCAGGTGGAGCGCAGGGAAGATGCGGCATTCGCGCTGCCGGTGCAGTGGGTCAACCGGCCCGACCACGATTTCCGCGGTTATGCCGGCACCGTCGCGGGCGGCCGCATCGCGCCCGGCGGCGAAGTCGTGGTGCTGCCATCGGGACGGCTGTCGAGCGTGGCGCGCGTGGTCGGCGGCGATGCCGACCTCGACGTTGCCGAAGCCGGACAGGCCATCACGCTGACGCTCACCGATCAGATCGACGTGGCGCGCGGCGACGTGATCGCCGACCCGTCGCTGCCGCCCGATGTCGCCGCGCAGTTCGCCTGCCATCTCTTGTGGCTGGACGATGCGCCGTTGCTGTCCGGCCGCCGCTATCTGCTGAAGCTCGCCACGCGCGTGGTCGGCGCGCAGGTCACCGAGATCAGGCACCGCATCGATCCTGACACGCAGGCGCATCTGGCGGCGACGCGGCTGACCGCCAACGAGATCGGTTATTGCAACCTGTCGCTGGATGCCGAGATCGCCTACCGCCCGTTCAAGGAAGACCGCCGGCTCGGCGGTTTCATCCTGATCGACCGCGAAACCAACGCGACGGTCGGTTGCGGCACGCTGGATTTCGGGCTGCGCCGCGACCGCAACGTGCATTGGCAGCAGCTCGACGTCGACCGCGCGGCGCGCGCGCGCATCAAGGGCCAGACGCCGCGCTGCCTGTGGTTCACCGGGTTGTCCGGCGCCGGCAAGTCGACCATCGCCAACCTGGTCGAGCGGCGCCTGCTGGCCGACGGCTTCCACACCATCCTGCTGGACGGCGACAACGTGCGCCATGGCCTGAACCGCGACCTCGGCTTCACCGACGCCGACCGCGTCGAGAACATCCGGCGCGTGGCCGAAGTCGCCAAGCTGATGATGGACGCGGGTCTGATCGTGCTGGTGTCCTTCATCAGCCCGTTCCGCGCCGAGCGCCAGATGGCGCGCGACCTGATCGGCGAGGGCGGCTTCATGGAAGTGTTCGTGGACGCGCCGCTGGCCGTGTGCGAAGGCCGCGACGTGAAAGGTCTCTACGCCAAGGCGCGCGCCGGCAAGATCGAAAACTTCACCGGCATCGGTTCGCCCTACGAAGCGCCCGAGTCGCCGGAAATCCACCTGCGTTCCGACCGGGAAACGGCCGCGGATTCCGCTTCGCGGGTGGTGAAGCTGCTCACCAGCTGATTCGTGTCCGCGCTTGAATTGCTTTTTTTGTCGTCATTCCCGCGAAAGCGGGAATCCAGTGTCTTTTGCAATGGATGCCCGCTTGCGCGGGCATGACGTCAAGAAAAAGTTCGGGGCTGCGTTTCAATCGCGCACGCGAAAATGTTTCGCGCGCCGCGCGACCAGCGCGAGCGCCAGCCGGTCCGGCAACACGTCCATCAAGACCTTGATCGCGCGGTTCACGCGGCCGGGCACGCACACCACGCGGCCGCGCTCGACGGCGTCGAGTCCCTGTCCCACCACGTCTCCCGCGTCGCTCCACATCCAACCCGGCATTCTGGAAACCAGCCCACGCGCCTGGCTGACGTCATGGAACTCGGAATACGTGAAGCCCGGACACAGCGCGCAGACGTTGATGCCATGCGCGCGGTTTTCCATCGCGAGCGCCTGCGACACGCGCATCAGGAAGGCTTTGGCCGGTCCGTACAAGGTGTTGCCCGGCGTGGCGGGAACCAATCCCGCGAGCGAAGCGACGTTGACGATGCGTCCGTATCCGCGCGCGCGCATCGCCGGCAGCAGCAGGTGGCAGAGCTGCAGCGGCGCCGTCACCAGCACCTGCATGAACTGCGCGTGCGTCGCCCAATCGACCTTGTCGTAACGGCCCGGCACGCCATAGCCCGCGTTGTTGATCAGGATGTCGATGGCGCCTCCGTCGCGCATCGCCGACGCAACGATGCGATCCGGCGCCGCCGCGTCGGCCAGATCATCGGCCACCACCTGCACGTCGACGCCGTGTCGTGCGTGCAGTTCGACAGCGAGTGCCCGCAAGCGATCCTCGCGCCGCGCGGTCAGCACCAGGTCGCAGCCGCGCGCGGCGAGCTGCCGCGCGAATTCGGCGCCGATGCCGGCGGAGGCGCCGGTGACCAGCGCGCGACGACGAACGCTTTTCTCCCTCTCCGCCGAACGTGTTCGGGGGAGAGGGTTGGGGTGAGGGGGAATTTCTTTTCCGGTCATGGGCGCGTTGATGAAAAAAAGCGGAGTTTGCGCGCGTCGCACCCAGTTGGCTATCCTCGCTGCCCCGGATGAAGATGGAGCGCGCCATGCGCCGCAAGTGGGTGGGTGGCAACTGGAAGATGCACGGCTCGCGCGCGATGGCGTCGTCGCTGCTCGGCGCGATCATCGAAGCGAAAACCGACGCCGTCGACGTCGCGGTGTTTCCGCCGTTCCCGTACCTGCGCGAAGCCTGTGCGGCCTGCGCGGGGTCGCGCATCGCGGTCGGCGGGCAGGACCTGAGCGAACACGAATCCGGGGCCTACACCGGCGAGGTGTCGGCGGCAATGTTGCGCGACACCGGTTGCAGCGCCGTGCTGGCCGGCCATTCCGAGCGTCGCCAGTACCACCATGAATCGGACGCGCAGGTCGCGGCCAAGCTCGCGCAGGCGCTCGCGCACAACCTCACGCCCGTGCTGTGCGTGGGCGAAACCCTCGACGAACGCGAAGCCCACCGTACCGCCGCCGTCGTCGCGCGCCAGCTGGACGCCGTGATCGCGCATTGCGGCATCGCCGCGTTCGAGCGCATCGTGGTCGCCTACGAACCGGTCTGGGCCATCGGCACCGGCCGCACCGCCAGCCCCGCGCAGGCGCAGGAGGTCCATGCGCTCCTGCGTAGCCAGCTCGCCAGGGACGATGCTAGAATTGCCGGTTCGACCCGCATCGTTTACGGCGGCAGCGTCAAACCCGGCAACGCCGCCGAGTTGTTCGCGCAAGCCGACATCGATGGCGGCCTGATCGGTGGCGCGGCATTGCAGGCCACCGATTTTCTTTCGATTTGTGCGGCGGCGGGCTGACGCTTGGCTGAGCACGGGAACCACACATGCTGTTCACGATTTTCAGCGTCTTCTACGTGCTCGTCGCGGCGGCGATGATCGTGCTGATCCTGATGCAGCGCGGCGACGGCGCCAACGCGGGCGCGAGTTTCGGCGGCGGTGCATCCGGCACGGTGTTCGGCGCGCGCGGCGCGGCCAGCTTCCTCACCCGCACCACTGCGGCGCTGGCCACGATCTTCTTCCTGCTCAGCCTCGGCATGGGCATTTACCTGAGCCACAACGGCGTCAAGCCGAACGTCCAGCAGACGCTCGGCGTGATGGCAGGCGCCGGCAGTTCGGCACCCGCGGGTTCCGCGCCCGCGGCAAGCGCACCTGCCGCCAGCGCACCCGCGTCGCCGGTGCCCGCGCAGCAATCGGAAGTGCCGGCCGCTCCGGGTTCGGCGCAGTCGGAAGTTCCTGCGGCGCCCAAGGCGTCCGCGCCTGCGTCGTCCGCTCCGGCCAGCAGCGGTCCAGCCGGTTCGCATTGATGTCTCTTTGAATGATCCGGCACAATTGTGGGCCGGGTGTTTTTCACGGACGAGTTTGAACAAAAGCGGCGCACCGAATGTGCGCAGCCTTTCTCCTTGCCCAGGTGGCGGAATTGGTAGACGCACTACCTTGAGGTGGTAGCGGGTAACTCCGTGGGGGTTCGAGTCCCCCCTTGGGCACCACTCTGAAGACGCGCGGTTGCGATGCATTCGCACCGCGCGTTTTTTTGTGCGGCTTGCGTGCACGTGAAGTCTCCGTGACAGTTGCGCGCCGCGATTGCGGCCCACGCCAGCGCGTGCGAAAATCTCACGGATAACGCTGGACGATCCTCATGCTCGAGAACTACTGGCCCATCCTGCTGTTCCTGTGTGTCGCCGGCGGCATCGGCGTCGCGCTGATCGTCATCGGCTGGATCGCCGGGCCGCGCCGCCCCAGCGCCGAGAAATATTCGCCGTACGAGTGCGGCTTCGAGGCCTTCGAAGGCACGCGCATGCAGTTCGACGTGCGCTACTACCTGATCGCGATCCTGTTCATCCTGTTCGACCTGGAAATCGCGTTCCTGTTTCCGTGGGCGACGGTGTTTTCGAGGATCGGCATCACGGCGCTGGTGGAGATGTTCACGTTCCTGCTGCTGCTGGTGGTGGGCTACATCTACGTGTGGAAGAAGGGTGCGCTCGAATGGGATTGATCCAGGCCATCGACAAGACGATGCACAACCCGGTGCCGATCGGCAAGGTCGACGACATCCTGCGCCCGGAAGCCGACAACCCAATCATGCAGCGCGGCTTCGGCGTCACCACGGTTGATGCGCTGTTCAACTGGGCGCGCACCGGTTCGATGTGGCCGATGACGTTCGGCCTTGCGTGCTGCGCGGTGGAAATGATGCACGCGGGTGCGTCGCGCCTCGACCTCGACCGCTACGGCGTGATCTTCCGTCCGTCGCCACGCCAATCCGACGTGATGATCGTGGCCGGCACGCTGGTCAACAAGATGGCGCCAGCGCTGCGCAAGGTGTACGACCAGATGCCGGACCCGAAGTGGGTGATCTCGATGGGCTCTTGCGCGAACGGCGGCGGCTACTACCACTATTCGTATTCGGTGGTGCGCGGCTGCGATCGCATCGTGCCGGTCGACGTATACGTGCCGGGGTGCCCGCCGACGGCCGAGGCGCTGGTTTACGGGATTCTGCAATTGCAGAAGAAGATCCGCCGCACCAATACCATCGCGCGCTGAGTCAACGATGAGCCAGACCACACCCGAACAACTGGCTGATCGCCTGCGTGCGCACTTCGGCGACCGGATCGACAACGTCGCGGTCGCGCTTGCGCAGGCGACGATCGAAGTCACGCCGGCGCACCTGATCGAAGTATGTACGGCGTTGCGCGACGAAGCGGAGTTCCGCTTCGCGCAGTTGACCGACTTGTGCGGCGTGGATTTCCTCACCTTCGGCGAAGGCGAGTGGGAAACCTCGCAGGTCGCGACCAGGGAAGGCTTCAGCCGCGGCGTGCAGGGCGACAACGTGCAGGGCCGCTTCGGCTGGGAAGACCGGCCGCGCCATCCGCAGTTCCTGCGCCGCTTCGCTTCGGTGGTGCATCTGATTTCCTACGAACACAACATCCGCTTGCGCGTGCGCTGCTTCGCGCCGGAAGACGCGCTGCCGGTCATTCCGTCGCTGACGGGTGTGTGGCCGGTCGCCAACTGGTACGAGCGCGAGGCGTTCGACCTGTACGGCATCGTCTACGAAGGCCATCCGGATTTGCGCCGCATCCTCAGCGACTACGGTTTCGTCGGGCATCCGTTCCGCAAGGACTTCCCGCTGATCGGCAACGTCGAAGTGCGCTACGACCCGGAAGCACGGCGCGTGGTGTACGAGCCCGTCA
The genomic region above belongs to Rhodanobacteraceae bacterium and contains:
- a CDS encoding Triosephosphate isomerase, translating into MRRKWVGGNWKMHGSRAMASSLLGAIIEAKTDAVDVAVFPPFPYLREACAACAGSRIAVGGQDLSEHESGAYTGEVSAAMLRDTGCSAVLAGHSERRQYHHESDAQVAAKLAQALAHNLTPVLCVGETLDEREAHRTAAVVARQLDAVIAHCGIAAFERIVVAYEPVWAIGTGRTASPAQAQEVHALLRSQLARDDARIAGSTRIVYGGSVKPGNAAELFAQADIDGGLIGGAALQATDFLSICAAAG
- a CDS encoding Protein translocase membrane subunit SecG; this translates as MLFTIFSVFYVLVAAAMIVLILMQRGDGANAGASFGGGASGTVFGARGAASFLTRTTAALATIFFLLSLGMGIYLSHNGVKPNVQQTLGVMAGAGSSAPAGSAPAASAPAASAPASPVPAQQSEVPAAPGSAQSEVPAAPKASAPASSAPASSGPAGSH
- a CDS encoding Oxidoreductase, short-chain dehydrogenase/reductase family; the encoded protein is MTGKEIPPHPNPLPRTRSAEREKSVRRRALVTGASAGIGAEFARQLAARGCDLVLTARREDRLRALAVELHARHGVDVQVVADDLADAAAPDRIVASAMRDGGAIDILINNAGYGVPGRYDKVDWATHAQFMQVLVTAPLQLCHLLLPAMRARGYGRIVNVASLAGLVPATPGNTLYGPAKAFLMRVSQALAMENRAHGINVCALCPGFTYSEFHDVSQARGLVSRMPGWMWSDAGDVVGQGLDAVERGRVVCVPGRVNRAIKVLMDVLPDRLALALVARRAKHFRVRD
- a CDS encoding Sulfate adenylyltransferase subunit 1 / Adenylylsulfate kinase produces the protein MKATSDELAVAEASPALAARLSMLENRDTLRLAMCGSVDDGKSTLLGRLLAEAGMVPEDRLAQMIRDSKTHGTQGGKPDYSLLLDGLEAEREQGITIDVAWRYFGTDKRAFIVADCPGHAQYTRNMASGASMAELGIVLVDARAGVQTQTRRHTAILAMFGVQRVLFAVNKLDLIDYNHARYHAIEQECVKLAHDLGIANADAIPVSAINADNLVVPSPNTPWYTGKPLLEYLETVQVERREDAAFALPVQWVNRPDHDFRGYAGTVAGGRIAPGGEVVVLPSGRLSSVARVVGGDADLDVAEAGQAITLTLTDQIDVARGDVIADPSLPPDVAAQFACHLLWLDDAPLLSGRRYLLKLATRVVGAQVTEIRHRIDPDTQAHLAATRLTANEIGYCNLSLDAEIAYRPFKEDRRLGGFILIDRETNATVGCGTLDFGLRRDRNVHWQQLDVDRAARARIKGQTPRCLWFTGLSGAGKSTIANLVERRLLADGFHTILLDGDNVRHGLNRDLGFTDADRVENIRRVAEVAKLMMDAGLIVLVSFISPFRAERQMARDLIGEGGFMEVFVDAPLAVCEGRDVKGLYAKARAGKIENFTGIGSPYEAPESPEIHLRSDRETAADSASRVVKLLTS
- a CDS encoding NADH ubiquinone oxidoreductase chain A, yielding MLENYWPILLFLCVAGGIGVALIVIGWIAGPRRPSAEKYSPYECGFEAFEGTRMQFDVRYYLIAILFILFDLEIAFLFPWATVFSRIGITALVEMFTFLLLLVVGYIYVWKKGALEWD
- a CDS encoding Phosphotransferase involved in threonylcarbamoyladenosine t(6)A37 formation in tRNA is translated as MSAIDSRCPTDPRADARLAFARAARGDAQATIDVASADASARSYWRVHGKHGSAIVMDAPPGSGDLGAWLDVDARLRGAGLNAPEVLAEDRAQGFLLISDLGTRAYLAELDDASADALYADALDALLTMQTRIDPHGLPPFDEPFVVRELELLPTWFLQKHLGISIECDEWDVIEVAFRLLVDNARRQPQVFMHRDYHSRNLLRVPQHNPGIVDFQDAVLGPITYDVASLLRDCYIAWDDARVRGWAESHRLRLLDAGALDPRIDAARWQRWFDLTGLQRHLKVLGIFCRLWYRDGKRGYLADLPRVWRYVRSVASRYPELRDFLALLERWVGDRDLTEPVA
- a CDS encoding NADH-ubiquinone oxidoreductase chain B yields the protein MGLIQAIDKTMHNPVPIGKVDDILRPEADNPIMQRGFGVTTVDALFNWARTGSMWPMTFGLACCAVEMMHAGASRLDLDRYGVIFRPSPRQSDVMIVAGTLVNKMAPALRKVYDQMPDPKWVISMGSCANGGGYYHYSYSVVRGCDRIVPVDVYVPGCPPTAEALVYGILQLQKKIRRTNTIAR
- a CDS encoding NADH-ubiquinone oxidoreductase chain C, yielding MSQTTPEQLADRLRAHFGDRIDNVAVALAQATIEVTPAHLIEVCTALRDEAEFRFAQLTDLCGVDFLTFGEGEWETSQVATREGFSRGVQGDNVQGRFGWEDRPRHPQFLRRFASVVHLISYEHNIRLRVRCFAPEDALPVIPSLTGVWPVANWYEREAFDLYGIVYEGHPDLRRILSDYGFVGHPFRKDFPLIGNVEVRYDPEARRVVYEPVTSVTPRVTVARVVREDSRWPTSREEAADDWKDN
- a CDS encoding Sulfate adenylyltransferase subunit 2; its protein translation is MNVARLHTHLDRLEAESIRIMRETVAECRKPVLLYSIGKDSSVLLHLLLKAFYPAKPPLPMLHVNTTWKFREMIEFRDRIAREKNVDLIEHINQEGVGQTDPVNAASRHTYVMKTLALRQALSAHGFDAAIGGARRDEDPARAKERVFSLRGAGQSWEPRKQRPEPWGLFNTRLDNDETLRVFPLSDWTELDVWLYIRREGIEVVPLYFAKERATFVRNGALLVRDDERVPLEPGEKLVPKLVRFRTLGCWPLTAAVESDAADLDGIIGEMLDTRQSERAGRIIDLDPTDSMERKKREGYF